AATTCGCGAAAAGCGTCCATTGCGGCTTGAAGTATCGCTTCGCGCTTCAATTCACTACGGGTCTTTTTCATTTCGACTACCTGGTTCATTTCAATTACCTGGGTGTTCATGTTCGTTTTCTCAATAATACACTAACCGAGTGAGTTACACTATGTAGTGTACTTTACTAAACTTCTCGGTGTACTTTATTAAACTGCATGGTTTACTTTATTACACTAGATAGTTTACTTTTTGGATTGAGATATGTAAACTACACCGACTAGTTTACTTAGAATCTTATTGCAATCGTCACAAACGTTTCATTTTTTTGGTGAACACTATGCCTGAACCATTTGTGTGATTGCGACAACAAAAAGGACGCCTATGAATATCGAATCTACATACGAAACTTCCCAAGAGCTCCCGATGCGCAACGGCAAATTTGCCAACAGCGAAGTCGTCAATAAAAACACACTGCGTGATTTTCTCTCGATCTCTTGGGCCTATCTGACCTCTGAGCGTGAGGAGAACACACCAAAAAAGCCAATGCCTGTTCAGGAGATCACTGCTGAACAGCTGAATGAAGAAAGCCAAGATGTGGTTTACCGTCTCGGCCATTCCACCGTTTTACTGAGACTGGACAACCAGTGGATCCTGACCGATCCCGTGTTCAGTGACCGGGCATCACCGGTGCAGTGGATGGGCCCTAAGCGTTTTCACCAGCCACCGATTGCCTTAGAAAATTTGCCGTACATCGATGTGGTGCTGATCAGTCATGACCACTATGATCATCTCGACAAAGCTGCGGTCAAAGTCCTGGCTGATAAAGTCGGCTGTTTTCTGGTTCCGCTTGAACTGGGTAAACTGCTGATCAAATGGGGCTTACCGGCCGACAAAATTCACGAGTTTTCCTGGTGGCAAAGCGCTCAGCTAGGCTCAATTGAATTTGCCTTTACCCCGACCCAGCATTTCTCTGGTCGCGGAATCAATGATCGAAACAACACTTTATGGGGCAGTTGGGTCATGAAAGGCACACAGAAGTCGGTATTTTTCAGCGGTGATTCCGGCTATTTCAGCGGCTTTAAACAGATCGGCGAACGTTTTGGCCCGTTTGATTTAACCCTGGTTGAAACCGGGGCGTACAGCTCGCTGTGGTCGGAAGTTCACATGTTCCCCAACCAAAGCCTGCAAGCGCATATCGATTTACGCGGTAAAGTGATGTTGCCGATTCATAACAGCACATTTGATTTGTCCCTGCACCGCTGGTACGAACCGCTGGAACAAGTCGCCGCACTGGCGCACAACCTGAATGTTCAGGTCACGACTCCCATGATAGGCGAGCGCATGGTGCTGTCCCAGCCTAAACCACTGGAAAAATGGTGGCGCAGCAGCGTAACCACACCTGTCGCCGATGTCGCGCCACAACAGGTGTATGACGCGACCTAATCCCCATAAATGACAATACCCACGACGGTCCTAGTACATACGATGGATTAGCGCGACACCCGGGTCAGCACAGTCCGGCAGGGTGACGATGCCCAGAGCCGATAATTGCACTTTACCACCGCCAGCAGCAAAAATGCCGCGCACAGGTTATGTAACACTGCCGCCCAAAGCGGCAAGCTCATCACGACATTGGCCATGCCGAGCAGCACTTGCAGCATCAGGACGCCCAGCACATGACCGGCCAGTTTATTTTCCTCTGCTGCCCGCAGTGTCATCACCAGTATACCAACGACCAGGATAGTCAGTATGGCACCAAATCGGTGAGCAACATGAATGGTCAGCCGCGGTCCATAATCCAGCACACCAAATTCATAGCTGTCATGACCATAGTGAATCGGAGTAAAGGCCGTTTTGAAATCGAGATGCTGAGTCCAGTTACCTTCGCATATCGGTAAACTGCTGCACATCAACGCGGCATAATTGGAAGACGTCCATCCTCCTAACATGATCTGCCCCACTACCACCACAAGTGCAGCACCAGCCAGGGCACGCAACGTACCACTCTGCGCTCGCATTGGCTGAGAATTCAAACCCGGTGATAATTGCCAGTAAAGCAGAAACAAGGCACACAACAGGCTCAACCCTCCCAACAGATGCCCCATGACCACCAGAGGCAGCAGCTTGAGTGTCACCGTCCACATGCCGAGCACCGCCTGAAAAATAACGATGCCAGTAATCAGAATCGGTAGCCCGACCGCTACCGGTCGATAACGGATACACAGGGTTGTAATGGCAAACACCACCAGGCCCAGCGTTGCTGCGAAGTACCGGTGAATCATTTCGGCCCAGGCTTTAGCTGGCTCCACCTCCAGATGCGGATAGAGAAACTCAGCCTTCTTCAGGGCCTGATCTGACAGGGGAACCGTAAAATGGCCATAGCATCCGGGCCAGTCCGGACAACCGAGTCCGGCATCGGATAAACGGGTATAGGCTCCGAGAATGATCACCATCAACGTCAGTAGCAGGCTGAAACGCACCAGAGAGAGCAAAATAGTTGAACGGGCGGTCTGCCTATGAGAGATGGCAAATAACCTGTGTTTGTCTGTTGGATGAGTCAGCATAACCTTCCCCTGTCCTGGTTAACCCACGCGGGATAACTTAAGTAGCTTGCGCATATCAGCCAGCACACTGCGACTGAGCGCTACCTGCTGCTCCGCCGATGCGGTATAGCCCATAACTAACTGACCAAGCGGATCAATGATCACCAGTTGCACAGCGCCGACCGTTTGTATAAAGCGTTGATTAACCGTTATGCGGGGCAGAGTCAGGTCACGAATAGCGTTCAAATCACTGCCTGCACTGAGCAAAAGTACCGGGCTAACCCGGCCCTGCTCTTTACCTAATGCGGTATGGCTTTGGGTCAGCAGATGAAGTTGCTGGCGGCAAGCATCATCACATTGATCGGGAACCAGATAAGCCATCTGCCAGCGACTGTGCTGCAGGGGATTGTCTATCCCAAGCTGGCTCAGCGTGACACGCGGTTCAATTAAAGTGCCTTTATTGGTGATACCGCTCTGATACCAGTGGTTGGAGAGCACCGCTTTCGCAACCAACGCCGGCAGCGCGAAAAACAGCACGATGGCGATAAGAATTACTCGGCCTTTGGTTTTTGCTTGCATATATGCCTCCTTACTTCGCTTGGCTTCGTGTGGCTTAGCTGTTTCAAATCCGGCCCGCACCGGCTCACTGCGAGTTTGGCTGTTTGGTTTGATGCTTCGCGTCCGGACTTTGTTTTGTCTTGTCCGCACTGGACAAACGCATATCGCGGGCTCGCCGCCGATACTTTTTCAACAGGATCAGCGAAATCATTGCCAGTACGGCCGCCATAGTGAACCACTGCAGTGCGTAGCCAAAATGCTTGTGCGAACTCATCGCCAGAGGCTGCCAGGGCTGAGCATAGGGCCAGGCAGACTGCTGAGGTTGCAGCACCGCTGCAACCACCGGCTCTCCAAGCCAGCGCGACAATTCGGTCAGATTGAGATTCTGAATCCGGTGCGGAGTGTCAGCCTCAATGAGTAGCTTCGAACTAAGCGGATTGGCTGAACGGGTGTACAGCCGGCCGGTTAAACTCTGCACTTGATGCAGCCATTCGACTTGCGGCAGCATACTGCGCTGCAATCCGGCGGCGACAAAACCAAGTTCGACCAGCAACCAATCACCATCTACCGTGCGTCCCAACTGATAGGCCAGATATCCCACCTGTCCGTCCATTGTCTGGTTATCAAGTAAAAAGGTCCGGGTTGTATCAGGTTCGAAAATGACTTTTACCCTCACGCCGGTTATCTGCTCCGGGGCATACGTTGCCAACGCCTGCTTAAGACTCACTGGGGCCATCTGCTGATAGTCGGCCAGGCGCGATTCCAACAGCTGCTTTTCCTCGCCACGAGCCCATTGCCATAGTCCCAATTTGACCAACAAGATAAATACAGCCACAGTTAATGCTATCCCCAACCACAATTTTCCCCACCCGCGCAAAGGAGGCACCATGCTGCCACTGGCTGTGAAAATCATTTTGGTCTTACTCTTGCTGTTCATCATCGTTAATCTCGCACGAGCCTTGATCCAGATGGTCAGAGAACCGGATGAGGGAGAGAACCAACGTCCGATGAGTCACTATCTCGGGCGGCGCCTGCTCCTGTCCGCCTGCGTGGTATTGCTGCTGGTCCTCGCTTTGTTAAGTGGCTGGTTGCATCCTAATGCCAGCCCTTACTAACGCCCTCCGCGCCTGGTCCTCTTTTTCTGCGGCCGCCGCTTTAAAGCACGTAAACAAATACAAACAGACACAGCCACACCACATCCACGAAGTGCCAGTACCAGCTCCCGGCCTGAAAGGCAAAATGGTCTCCGGGCGTAAAATGATCCTTGGCAATACGACCCAGCAAAACGATGAGAAACAGCGTGCCCAGACAAACGTGCATGCCGTGAAAACCGGTCAGTAAAAAGAAAGTGTTACCGTACACACCGGATTGCAGGGTGAGCCCCATCTCATGGTAAGCATGGGCATACTCAACACCCTGGAAGTAGAGGAAAAACCCGGCCAGCACTATGGTAATTTCCAGCCATACAATTAAGGCCATACGCCGGTTACGCTCCAGACTGAGATGGGCCATATGTAACGTCACCGATGACGCCAGCAGAATAATGGTGTTTTTCAGCGGAATACCTTGCCATGGCATTGCCTGAGTGGTTGTGCCATCTGGTGTGCTCAGTAGTGGCCAGATGGCCTCAAAACCAGGCCACAAGACTTCATGGGTCATCGCATTGTTACTGGCTCCGCCCAACCAGGGTACCGCTATCATACGGGCGTAGAAAAGCGCACCAAAAAATGCACCAAAGAACATCACTTCCGAAAAAATGAACCAACTCATCCCCTGACGAAAGGAGCGCGCTATCTGCGCCGAGTAAAGCCCAGACATCGACTCCATAATCACACTACGAAACCAGCCAGCCAGCATAAACAGCAACACAAAAAAGCCGCCAAACAGAATAATTTTGCCGACCACGCCACCGGCGCTGTCACTACCGGCATGCTGCACCGTGATACCCGCTCCAAGCGCCAGCAAAAACAGGGCGACGGCCCCCACAATCGGCCAGTGACTCTGGGCCGGAACATAATAAGCAGAGCTTTTATTACTCATGATTTGCTCCTTGAGTCACCGCTTGCCCCAAACGGGCCAGTGACTGTGGATCAGCTTTGGCAGTAATGTTATACAGCGTATAAGAGAGGGTCAGGGTGTGAATCGAAGCCGGTAAGTCCGGTTCAAGGTAAAAAATCAGCGCCATCTCGGCTTCACCTTGTGCTGCCAGCGGCTGCTGATTGAAACAAAAACACTCGATTTTATTAAAGTACCCCGCCCCCAGCCCTGGTGATACCGAAGGCACGGCCTGTCCGACGATTGCAGATCCTGATACATTGTGGGCACGATAGGCGGTCTGTATTACTTCGCCCGGATGCACATCCATATGAGTAACTTGCGGGGTAAATGTCCACGGCATGTCGTGGGTGACGTGAGCCATAAATTCAACCCGAATGGTACGCGACTCGTCAATTTGCATTCCTTGCGGCTGAATGCTGGCCTGGTTGCTGGTTTTACCGTTGATGCCCAGTTGCTCGCACATAATGTCGTACAACGGCACCAGCGCAAAACCGAATCCGAACATCAGGCACACCGCCAACAGCAATTTGACGGTCAGCTTGCGATTGCGGGTCTCAGAGCAAGGCGTGTTCATACTCTGCTCCCCTAATCCACTTTCGGCGGAGTTGCAAACGTATGGTGTGGGGCCGGACTCGGAACTGTCCATTCCAGGCCTTCTGCCCGTTGCCACGGTTTTGCCTCAGCGGGCTTACCACCACGAATGCACTTGAGCACCAGCCACAAAAAGATCAGTTGCGACAAACCAAATGCAAACCCACCGATAGAAACTATCTGATTCACATCAGCAAACTGAATCGCATAATCCGGGATCCGGCGCGGCATGCCGGCCAGTCCCAGAAAGTGCATCGGGAAAAACAGTACATTGACCGAAATCACCGAGCACCAAAAATGCCAGCGGCTCAGGCGCTCGTCATACATGTGTCCGGTCCACTTTGGCAACCAGTAATAAGCCGCCGCCATAATCGAAAATACCGCTCCCGATACCAACACGTAATGAAAGTGTGCCACGACAAAATAGGTATCGTGATACTGGAAATCAGCTGGGACAATCGCCAGCATCAGCCCTGAAAATCCGCCGATGGTGAACAACACGATGAACGCAATCGCAAACAGCATCGGCGTTTCAAACGTGAGCGAGCCGCGCCACATGGTCGCCACCCAGTTAAAGACTTTGACACCGGTCGGCACTGCAATCAGCATGGTGCAATACATAAAGAACAGCTCAGCGAAGACCGGCATGCCGGTAGTGAACATATGGTGTGCCCAGACCAGAAATGACAGCAGTGCAATACTGCTGGTCGCATAGACCATTGAGTGGTAGCCAAAGAGCTTCTTGCCGCTAAATGCGGGAATTATCGCCGAAATTATACCAAATGACGGCAAAATCATAATGTATACTTCAGGGTGGCCAAAGAACCAGAAAATGTGTTGGAACATCACCGGATCGCCACCACCAGCCGCGTCAAAGAAGCTGGTTCCGAAGTATTTATCGGTCAGCACCATGGTCACCGCCCCCGCCAGCACTGGCATCACCGCAATCAGCAGAAACGCAGTGATCAGCCAGGTCCAGACAAACATCGGTAGTTTGAACCAGGTCATGCCCGGCGCACGCATATTGACTATGGTCACAATAACGTTGATCGCGCCCATAATGGAGCTGATACCCATAATATGCACCGAAAAGACGAACAGTGCCGTACTGTCCGGCCCATAGGTAGTCGAAAGCGGCGCATAGAAAGTCCAGCCGAAATTGGGTCCGCCGCCCTCAGTAAATAACGACGCAAGCAGGATCAAAAATGCAAATGGCAATATCCAGAAACTGAGGTTATTCATGCGTGGTAGCGCCATATCCGGCGCGCCGATCATCAGCGGGATCATCCAGTTGGCGAGGCCGGTAAAGGCAGGCATCACCGCACCGAACACCATAATCAAGCCATGGACTGTGGTCATCTGATTAAAGAATTCTGGCTCGACCAACTGCAGACCGGGCTGAAACAATTCTGCCCGGATCACCATCGCCATCGCACCGCCGGTCAGGAACATGATAAAGCTGAACCAAAGATAA
This Vibrio ostreae DNA region includes the following protein-coding sequences:
- a CDS encoding MBL fold metallo-hydrolase, yielding MNIESTYETSQELPMRNGKFANSEVVNKNTLRDFLSISWAYLTSEREENTPKKPMPVQEITAEQLNEESQDVVYRLGHSTVLLRLDNQWILTDPVFSDRASPVQWMGPKRFHQPPIALENLPYIDVVLISHDHYDHLDKAAVKVLADKVGCFLVPLELGKLLIKWGLPADKIHEFSWWQSAQLGSIEFAFTPTQHFSGRGINDRNNTLWGSWVMKGTQKSVFFSGDSGYFSGFKQIGERFGPFDLTLVETGAYSSLWSEVHMFPNQSLQAHIDLRGKVMLPIHNSTFDLSLHRWYEPLEQVAALAHNLNVQVTTPMIGERMVLSQPKPLEKWWRSSVTTPVADVAPQQVYDAT
- a CDS encoding COX15/CtaA family protein, whose product is MLTHPTDKHRLFAISHRQTARSTILLSLVRFSLLLTLMVIILGAYTRLSDAGLGCPDWPGCYGHFTVPLSDQALKKAEFLYPHLEVEPAKAWAEMIHRYFAATLGLVVFAITTLCIRYRPVAVGLPILITGIVIFQAVLGMWTVTLKLLPLVVMGHLLGGLSLLCALFLLYWQLSPGLNSQPMRAQSGTLRALAGAALVVVVGQIMLGGWTSSNYAALMCSSLPICEGNWTQHLDFKTAFTPIHYGHDSYEFGVLDYGPRLTIHVAHRFGAILTILVVGILVMTLRAAEENKLAGHVLGVLMLQVLLGMANVVMSLPLWAAVLHNLCAAFLLLAVVKCNYRLWASSPCRTVLTRVSR
- a CDS encoding SURF1 family protein, which codes for MAVFILLVKLGLWQWARGEEKQLLESRLADYQQMAPVSLKQALATYAPEQITGVRVKVIFEPDTTRTFLLDNQTMDGQVGYLAYQLGRTVDGDWLLVELGFVAAGLQRSMLPQVEWLHQVQSLTGRLYTRSANPLSSKLLIEADTPHRIQNLNLTELSRWLGEPVVAAVLQPQQSAWPYAQPWQPLAMSSHKHFGYALQWFTMAAVLAMISLILLKKYRRRARDMRLSSADKTKQSPDAKHQTKQPNSQ
- a CDS encoding DUF2909 family protein, producing the protein MLPLAVKIILVLLLLFIIVNLARALIQMVREPDEGENQRPMSHYLGRRLLLSACVVLLLVLALLSGWLHPNASPY
- a CDS encoding cytochrome c oxidase subunit 3, translated to MSNKSSAYYVPAQSHWPIVGAVALFLLALGAGITVQHAGSDSAGGVVGKIILFGGFFVLLFMLAGWFRSVIMESMSGLYSAQIARSFRQGMSWFIFSEVMFFGAFFGALFYARMIAVPWLGGASNNAMTHEVLWPGFEAIWPLLSTPDGTTTQAMPWQGIPLKNTIILLASSVTLHMAHLSLERNRRMALIVWLEITIVLAGFFLYFQGVEYAHAYHEMGLTLQSGVYGNTFFLLTGFHGMHVCLGTLFLIVLLGRIAKDHFTPGDHFAFQAGSWYWHFVDVVWLCLFVFVYVL
- a CDS encoding cytochrome c oxidase assembly protein; translation: MNTPCSETRNRKLTVKLLLAVCLMFGFGFALVPLYDIMCEQLGINGKTSNQASIQPQGMQIDESRTIRVEFMAHVTHDMPWTFTPQVTHMDVHPGEVIQTAYRAHNVSGSAIVGQAVPSVSPGLGAGYFNKIECFCFNQQPLAAQGEAEMALIFYLEPDLPASIHTLTLSYTLYNITAKADPQSLARLGQAVTQGANHE
- the ctaD gene encoding cytochrome c oxidase subunit I, whose translation is MKPSTEQHAKSAPAADADITRSHSSAVLEGHAHHAAPSGLARWIYSTNHKDIGTLYLWFSFIMFLTGGAMAMVIRAELFQPGLQLVEPEFFNQMTTVHGLIMVFGAVMPAFTGLANWMIPLMIGAPDMALPRMNNLSFWILPFAFLILLASLFTEGGGPNFGWTFYAPLSTTYGPDSTALFVFSVHIMGISSIMGAINVIVTIVNMRAPGMTWFKLPMFVWTWLITAFLLIAVMPVLAGAVTMVLTDKYFGTSFFDAAGGGDPVMFQHIFWFFGHPEVYIMILPSFGIISAIIPAFSGKKLFGYHSMVYATSSIALLSFLVWAHHMFTTGMPVFAELFFMYCTMLIAVPTGVKVFNWVATMWRGSLTFETPMLFAIAFIVLFTIGGFSGLMLAIVPADFQYHDTYFVVAHFHYVLVSGAVFSIMAAAYYWLPKWTGHMYDERLSRWHFWCSVISVNVLFFPMHFLGLAGMPRRIPDYAIQFADVNQIVSIGGFAFGLSQLIFLWLVLKCIRGGKPAEAKPWQRAEGLEWTVPSPAPHHTFATPPKVD